One region of Roseovarius faecimaris genomic DNA includes:
- a CDS encoding pyruvate dehydrogenase complex E1 component subunit beta translates to MATEILMPALSPTMEEGTLAKWLVKEGDTVSSGDILAEIETDKATMEFEAVDEGTIGKILVAEGTEAVKVNTPIAVLLEEGESADDIASASAAPAEAAPQEAEDDAPVAHASTPAAAKPEAPVPDTSPDWPEGTEMKKMTVREALNSAMAEEMRNDDTVFVMGEEVAEYQGAYKITQGLLDEFGAKRVIDTPITEHGFAGIGVGAAWGGLRPIVEFMTWNFAMQAIDQIINSAGKTNYMSGGQLGCSIVFRGANGAAARVGAQHSQDYAAWYAQVPGLKVVQPYSAADAKGLLKTAIRDPNPVVFLENEILYGKSFDVPVIDDFTIPFGKARIARQGEDVTIVSFGIGMTYAMEAAEKLAEDGVSAEVIDLRTLRPLDYDTVIASVMKTNRCVTVEEGWPVASIGNHISATLMERAFDYLDAPVINCTGKDVPMPYAANLEKLALTSTAEVLEAVKQVTYR, encoded by the coding sequence ATGGCAACCGAAATTCTGATGCCCGCCCTGTCGCCCACGATGGAAGAAGGCACCCTGGCCAAATGGCTGGTAAAGGAAGGCGATACCGTGTCGTCCGGCGACATCCTCGCCGAGATCGAAACCGACAAGGCCACGATGGAGTTTGAGGCCGTGGACGAAGGCACCATCGGCAAGATCCTCGTGGCCGAAGGCACCGAGGCCGTGAAGGTCAACACCCCCATCGCCGTGCTGCTGGAAGAGGGCGAAAGCGCCGACGACATCGCCAGTGCCAGCGCCGCACCGGCCGAGGCCGCCCCGCAAGAGGCGGAGGACGACGCCCCGGTCGCTCATGCCAGCACCCCCGCCGCGGCCAAGCCCGAAGCGCCCGTTCCGGATACCAGCCCCGACTGGCCCGAAGGCACCGAGATGAAGAAGATGACCGTGCGCGAGGCGCTCAATTCGGCCATGGCCGAAGAGATGCGCAATGACGACACCGTTTTTGTCATGGGTGAGGAAGTGGCCGAATACCAGGGCGCCTACAAGATCACCCAAGGTTTGCTTGACGAGTTTGGCGCCAAGCGCGTCATCGACACGCCGATCACCGAACATGGCTTTGCCGGGATCGGTGTGGGCGCCGCCTGGGGTGGCCTGCGGCCCATTGTCGAATTCATGACCTGGAACTTCGCCATGCAGGCCATCGACCAGATCATCAACTCTGCAGGCAAGACCAACTATATGTCCGGCGGGCAGCTTGGCTGTTCCATCGTGTTCCGCGGGGCCAATGGCGCGGCGGCCCGTGTGGGCGCGCAGCACTCTCAGGATTACGCCGCCTGGTATGCCCAGGTGCCCGGGCTCAAGGTGGTCCAGCCCTATTCGGCCGCTGATGCCAAGGGCCTGCTGAAAACCGCCATTCGCGACCCGAACCCGGTGGTCTTCCTCGAAAACGAAATCCTCTACGGCAAGAGCTTCGACGTGCCGGTGATCGACGATTTCACCATTCCGTTCGGCAAGGCCCGCATCGCGCGCCAGGGCGAGGATGTGACCATCGTCAGCTTCGGCATCGGCATGACCTATGCCATGGAAGCCGCCGAGAAGCTGGCCGAGGATGGCGTCAGCGCCGAAGTCATCGACCTGCGCACCCTGCGCCCGCTCGATTATGACACGGTGATCGCCTCCGTGATGAAGACCAACCGCTGTGTAACGGTCGAGGAAGGCTGGCCCGTGGCCTCCATCGGCAACCATATCAGCGCCACGCTGATGGAGCGCGCCTTCGACTATCTCGATGCGCCGGTGATCAACTGCACCGGCAAGGACGTGCCCATGCCCTATGCGGCCAACCTTGAAAAACTGGCCCTGACTTCGACCGCCGAGGTGCTCGAGGCTGTCAAACAAGTGACCTACCGGTAA
- the cysE gene encoding serine O-acetyltransferase, giving the protein MAETRKKLAAVDPVWLRIREEAHEALEAEPLMGGLVHSSVLHHKSFEAALAYRISLKLASNEMPEQILREICDNAYADEPELAMAARADLVAVRDRDPACDRFVQPLLFFKGFQAVQAYRVAHWLWTHGRRDLARFFQMRASEAFGVDIHPGAVIGKGIMIDHAHSIVIGETAVVGDNVSMLHSVTLGGTGKEEEDRHPKIGDGVLIGAGAKVLGNIKVGHCSRIAAGSVVLAEVPPCKTVAGIPAKVVGEAGCEQPSMTMDQLLQSCPGS; this is encoded by the coding sequence ATGGCGGAAACCCGAAAAAAACTCGCGGCAGTCGATCCGGTCTGGCTGCGGATTCGCGAAGAAGCGCATGAGGCGCTGGAGGCCGAGCCGCTGATGGGCGGCTTGGTGCATTCCTCCGTTTTGCACCACAAGAGCTTTGAGGCGGCACTTGCTTACCGCATTTCGCTCAAGCTGGCGTCGAACGAGATGCCCGAGCAGATCCTGCGCGAGATTTGCGACAACGCCTATGCCGATGAGCCCGAACTGGCCATGGCCGCGCGGGCGGACCTGGTGGCGGTGCGTGACCGTGATCCGGCCTGTGACCGGTTTGTGCAGCCGCTTCTGTTCTTCAAGGGGTTCCAGGCGGTGCAGGCTTACCGCGTGGCGCATTGGCTTTGGACTCATGGCCGCCGTGATCTTGCGCGGTTTTTCCAGATGCGCGCTTCGGAAGCCTTCGGCGTGGATATTCACCCCGGCGCCGTGATCGGCAAGGGGATCATGATCGACCACGCCCATTCTATCGTCATCGGTGAGACCGCCGTGGTGGGCGATAATGTGTCGATGCTGCATTCGGTCACCCTGGGCGGGACCGGCAAGGAAGAAGAGGACCGCCACCCCAAGATCGGCGATGGTGTTCTGATCGGGGCCGGGGCCAAGGTGCTGGGCAATATCAAGGTGGGCCATTGCAGCCGGATCGCGGCAGGCTCGGTCGTGCTGGCCGAAGTGCCGCCCTGCAAGACGGTGGCGGGAATTCCGGCCAAGGTCGTGGGCGAGGCGGGCTGTGAGCAGCCGTCGATGACCATGGACCAGCTGTTGCAGAGCTGCCCGGGGAGCTAA
- a CDS encoding pyruvate dehydrogenase complex dihydrolipoamide acetyltransferase, with protein MPTEILMPALSPTMEEGTLAKWLVKEGDTVSSGDLLAEIETDKATMEFEAVDEGTIGKILVPEGTEAVKVNTPIAVLLEDGESADDIGEASSAPAAAVPAEAATQEAEEAPAPEASPAPAAPKKDGERIFASPLARRIAAQKGLDLASITGSGPHGRIVKADVESAQPGAAAAPAAPAATSSGAAPAPAAAAPAGPDAAQVLKMFEGREYEEVKLNGMRKTVAARLTEAKQTIPHFYLRRDIQLDALLKFRSQLNKQLEGRGVKLSVNDFIIKACALALQSAPDANAVWAGDRIIKLKLSDVGVAVAVDGGLFVPVLKDAEMKSLSALSSEMKDLAGRARDGKLAPHEYVGGSFAISNLGMFGIDNFDAVINPPHGAILAVGAGVKKPVVGEDGELAVATVMSVTLSVDHRVIDGALGAQLLAAIKDNLENPMVMLA; from the coding sequence ATGCCAACTGAAATTCTCATGCCCGCCCTCTCGCCCACGATGGAAGAAGGCACACTGGCCAAATGGCTGGTCAAGGAAGGCGATACCGTCTCCTCGGGGGACCTTCTCGCCGAGATCGAAACCGACAAGGCCACGATGGAGTTTGAGGCCGTGGACGAAGGCACGATCGGCAAGATCCTCGTGCCCGAGGGCACCGAGGCCGTGAAGGTCAACACCCCCATCGCGGTGCTGCTGGAGGACGGTGAGAGTGCCGATGACATTGGCGAGGCAAGTTCTGCCCCCGCCGCGGCCGTCCCTGCCGAGGCCGCCACGCAAGAGGCGGAAGAGGCTCCCGCGCCAGAGGCCAGCCCTGCCCCCGCGGCGCCGAAGAAGGACGGCGAGCGCATCTTTGCCTCGCCGCTGGCCCGCCGCATCGCCGCGCAGAAGGGGCTCGATCTTGCCTCCATCACCGGCTCCGGCCCGCATGGCCGCATCGTGAAGGCCGATGTGGAAAGCGCTCAGCCCGGTGCTGCCGCAGCCCCTGCCGCGCCCGCCGCGACAAGCAGCGGTGCAGCACCGGCACCCGCCGCCGCCGCACCGGCCGGACCGGATGCCGCGCAGGTGCTCAAGATGTTCGAAGGGCGTGAGTATGAAGAGGTCAAGCTCAACGGCATGCGCAAAACCGTTGCCGCCCGCCTCACCGAGGCCAAGCAGACCATCCCGCATTTCTACCTGCGCCGGGATATCCAGCTGGATGCGCTCCTGAAGTTCCGCTCCCAGCTCAACAAGCAGCTTGAAGGGCGCGGCGTGAAGCTCAGCGTCAATGATTTCATCATCAAGGCCTGCGCCCTGGCACTGCAATCGGCACCTGACGCCAATGCCGTCTGGGCCGGTGACCGGATCATCAAGCTGAAACTGTCCGATGTCGGCGTCGCTGTGGCGGTCGATGGCGGCCTCTTTGTGCCGGTCCTGAAGGATGCCGAGATGAAGTCGCTTTCCGCGCTCTCCTCGGAGATGAAAGACCTCGCAGGGCGCGCCCGCGATGGCAAGCTGGCCCCGCATGAATATGTCGGCGGCAGCTTTGCCATTTCCAACCTCGGCATGTTCGGCATCGACAATTTCGACGCCGTGATCAACCCGCCGCATGGGGCGATCCTCGCCGTGGGCGCGGGCGTGAAAAAGCCGGTGGTCGGCGAGGATGGCGAACTGGCCGTGGCGACGGTCATGTCGGTCACTCTGTCGGTCGATCACCGTGTCATCGACGGCGCGCTCGGCGCTCAGCTTCTTGCGGCGATCAAGGACAACCTTGAGAACCCGATGGTGATGCTGGCCTGA
- a CDS encoding GcvT family protein: MSRTIIIGGGAIGLGLAYHLGLRGAAEVILLERNQLTSGTSWHAAGIVGPLRATPNMTRLASYALELFPKLEAETGMSTGYRRTGGFWLARRAERLDELRRIAALGRHFGLKPEVGRADLAAQAVPGLNVAGHAGCMAVPEDANVNPVDLCMAYARGAKARGVTIREGAQVARLLTDGGRVAGVVLADGEEIAADQVALCAGAWSKRLAATAGLALPLQAVEHMYVVTEPIPGLPDPMPVLRDMDTGIYIKGDAGKLVIGGFEPDAKCWDAFGPEGDRPFLELPEDWEQFTPFMEAALDLMPLLAETGIQHFMNGPESFTHDTRPLVGEAPGMDGLFVAAGLNSVGVMSSAGIGRALADWMVDRRPPMDMWEVDIARADPAAASDAHMADRMREAVSDLMAMHWPYKQPKAGRGLRLSALHDYWAAQGAVFGQTAGWERGLWYTRDASERDLPYAVGAQPWWPIAAREAGVMADGTALLDLSPFSKFDIAGPDALAFLEQLCTARIDREIGRAVYTPILNTRGGIEADVTVTRIGTTQFRLTSGAATRWRDGATLRRAATGFDVTIHDVTEDEAVIGVMGGGVRGVLTALSEEDWHAFPFATSRAVTLAGQSAQATRMSFVGELGWEVSLPADRAGVVFDALIAADAQPLGHYALDGCRLEKGFKHWGHDLGPEITPLEAGLGFAVDWSKPFNGRDALEQQKNAGPARRLCLMQVEGRPLMLHDELIREGGRVVGLTTSGGQGPRTGLTLAFGLIDVAPGEALSETAERRFEVEVAGALYPAKVLAKPPFDPKGERMRG; this comes from the coding sequence ATGAGCCGGACCATTATCATCGGCGGCGGCGCGATTGGCCTTGGGCTGGCCTATCATCTTGGTCTGCGAGGGGCGGCAGAGGTGATCCTGCTGGAGCGCAATCAGCTCACCTCCGGCACCTCCTGGCATGCGGCGGGTATTGTCGGGCCATTGCGCGCCACGCCCAACATGACCCGGCTGGCCAGCTACGCGCTGGAGCTTTTCCCCAAGCTGGAGGCGGAGACCGGCATGAGTACCGGTTATCGCCGCACCGGGGGCTTCTGGCTGGCACGCAGGGCGGAGCGGCTGGATGAGCTGCGCCGGATCGCGGCGCTGGGGCGGCATTTCGGGCTGAAGCCCGAGGTGGGCCGTGCCGATCTGGCCGCGCAGGCGGTGCCGGGGCTGAACGTGGCCGGGCATGCCGGGTGCATGGCGGTGCCCGAGGATGCCAATGTGAACCCGGTCGATCTGTGCATGGCCTATGCGCGCGGTGCCAAGGCGCGGGGCGTGACGATCCGGGAGGGCGCGCAGGTGGCGCGCCTGTTAACCGATGGGGGCCGCGTGGCCGGTGTGGTGCTGGCGGATGGCGAAGAGATCGCCGCCGATCAGGTGGCGCTCTGTGCCGGGGCGTGGTCGAAGCGGCTGGCGGCGACGGCCGGGCTTGCCCTGCCATTGCAGGCGGTGGAGCATATGTATGTGGTGACCGAGCCGATCCCCGGCCTGCCTGACCCGATGCCGGTGCTGCGCGACATGGACACCGGGATCTATATCAAGGGCGATGCGGGCAAGCTGGTGATCGGAGGGTTTGAGCCCGACGCCAAATGCTGGGACGCGTTCGGCCCCGAGGGCGACCGGCCCTTTCTGGAGCTGCCCGAGGACTGGGAGCAGTTCACCCCGTTCATGGAAGCGGCACTTGATCTGATGCCCTTGCTGGCCGAGACCGGTATTCAGCATTTCATGAACGGGCCGGAGAGCTTTACCCATGACACCCGGCCCCTCGTGGGGGAAGCGCCGGGGATGGACGGGCTCTTTGTCGCGGCGGGGCTCAACTCGGTCGGGGTCATGTCCTCGGCGGGCATCGGCCGGGCGCTGGCCGACTGGATGGTGGACCGCCGTCCGCCCATGGATATGTGGGAGGTGGATATCGCACGGGCCGATCCGGCGGCGGCCAGTGACGCGCATATGGCCGATCGCATGCGCGAAGCGGTGAGCGATCTGATGGCGATGCACTGGCCCTACAAACAGCCCAAGGCCGGGCGTGGCCTGCGTCTGTCGGCGCTGCATGACTATTGGGCCGCACAGGGGGCTGTCTTTGGACAGACCGCAGGGTGGGAGCGCGGTCTGTGGTATACGCGGGATGCCTCCGAGCGGGATCTGCCCTATGCGGTGGGGGCGCAACCCTGGTGGCCGATTGCCGCGCGCGAGGCCGGGGTCATGGCCGATGGCACCGCCCTTCTGGACCTGTCTCCTTTCAGCAAGTTCGATATCGCCGGGCCGGACGCTCTGGCCTTTCTGGAACAGCTTTGCACGGCGCGCATTGACCGCGAGATCGGCCGTGCGGTTTACACGCCCATTCTGAACACGCGCGGCGGGATCGAGGCGGATGTGACCGTGACGCGGATCGGAACCACGCAGTTCCGCCTGACCTCGGGCGCCGCGACACGGTGGCGAGACGGAGCGACGCTCCGGCGAGCGGCCACGGGATTTGACGTTACGATCCACGATGTGACCGAAGATGAGGCGGTCATTGGCGTGATGGGCGGGGGGGTGCGCGGCGTGCTTACCGCCCTGTCGGAAGAGGACTGGCACGCCTTTCCCTTCGCCACCAGCCGCGCGGTGACCCTTGCCGGGCAATCGGCGCAGGCCACACGGATGAGCTTTGTCGGAGAGCTGGGCTGGGAAGTGTCGCTTCCGGCGGACCGGGCCGGTGTCGTCTTTGACGCGCTGATCGCGGCAGACGCACAGCCGCTGGGGCATTATGCGCTGGATGGCTGCCGGTTGGAGAAGGGATTCAAGCACTGGGGGCACGATCTGGGCCCTGAGATCACGCCGCTGGAGGCGGGGCTGGGCTTTGCGGTGGACTGGTCCAAGCCGTTTAACGGACGCGATGCCCTGGAACAGCAGAAGAATGCGGGCCCGGCGCGCAGGCTGTGCCTTATGCAGGTCGAGGGCCGCCCGCTGATGCTGCATGACGAGTTGATCCGCGAGGGTGGCCGCGTTGTTGGCCTGACCACCAGCGGCGGGCAGGGGCCGCGCACCGGACTGACGCTGGCCTTCGGGCTGATCGATGTGGCGCCGGGCGAAGCGCTGAGTGAGACTGCGGAGCGGCGGTTCGAGGTGGAGGTGGCGGGCGCGCTCTATCCTGCGAAGGTGCTGGCCAAACCGCCCTTCGATCCCAAAGGCGAAAGGATGCGCGGATGA
- the pdhA gene encoding pyruvate dehydrogenase (acetyl-transferring) E1 component subunit alpha — translation MAARKTTKKPNTSGEELKKFYREMLLIRRFEEKAGQLYGMGLIGGFCHLYIGQEAVVVGLEAAAKEGDKRITTYRDHGHMLACGMDPNGVMAELTGREGGYSKGKGGSMHMFSRDKDFYGGHGIVGANVPLGAGLAFADKYKGNDNVTFTYFGDGAANQGQVYETFNMAALWDLPVIFVIENNQYAMGTSQQRSTSSPDIYHRGEAFGIPGEMVDGMDVLAVKEAGEKAVAHCRAGKGPYILEVKTYRYRGHSMSDPAKYRTREEVQKVRDEKDAIEHVRDLLLQGKHASEDDLKAIDKEIKGIVNASAEFAKESPEPALDELWTDIYVEA, via the coding sequence ATGGCCGCCAGGAAAACCACCAAGAAACCAAACACTTCAGGCGAGGAACTCAAAAAGTTCTACCGCGAGATGCTGCTGATCCGGCGATTCGAGGAAAAAGCGGGCCAGCTCTATGGCATGGGGCTGATCGGCGGTTTCTGCCACCTTTACATCGGCCAGGAAGCGGTTGTTGTCGGGCTTGAGGCCGCCGCCAAAGAGGGTGACAAGCGCATCACAACCTATCGCGATCACGGCCATATGCTGGCCTGCGGGATGGACCCCAACGGCGTCATGGCCGAACTGACAGGCCGCGAAGGCGGCTATTCCAAGGGCAAGGGCGGCTCGATGCACATGTTCAGCCGCGACAAGGATTTCTATGGCGGGCATGGCATTGTCGGGGCCAACGTGCCCTTGGGCGCGGGTCTGGCCTTTGCCGACAAGTACAAGGGCAACGATAACGTCACCTTCACCTATTTCGGCGATGGCGCCGCCAACCAGGGCCAGGTCTATGAGACCTTCAACATGGCCGCCCTGTGGGACCTGCCGGTGATCTTCGTCATCGAGAACAACCAGTATGCCATGGGCACGAGCCAGCAACGCTCCACCTCGTCCCCTGACATCTACCACCGGGGCGAGGCGTTTGGCATCCCCGGCGAAATGGTCGACGGCATGGATGTGCTGGCCGTCAAGGAGGCCGGTGAAAAGGCCGTGGCCCACTGCCGCGCGGGCAAAGGCCCCTACATTCTGGAAGTGAAAACCTACCGCTATCGTGGGCACTCCATGTCGGACCCGGCGAAATACCGGACCCGTGAAGAGGTGCAGAAAGTGCGCGACGAGAAAGACGCGATCGAGCATGTGCGCGACCTGCTGTTGCAGGGCAAACATGCGTCCGAGGATGACCTCAAGGCCATCGACAAAGAGATCAAGGGCATCGTCAACGCCTCGGCCGAGTTTGCCAAGGAAAGCCCGGAACCGGCTCTCGACGAGCTGTGGACCGACATCTACGTAGAAGCGTAA
- a CDS encoding GcvT family protein, with protein MSDVQVLIIGGGAMGTSLLYHLVKAGWQDVVLVEKNDLTHGSTWHAAGLCTHFAHNPTIQELRATSVRLYRDILPEETGQSCGFHRSGAMRITRNPDRMDEFAHVAGLSDFTGYPLELLTPERIAELHPLARLDGLLGGIYEPDDGHVDPSLATNAMAQVAQRGGGTVRRYEPVQAIRREGGAWIVEASKATYRAQHIVNAAGTWGFEVGQMMGVNVPSVPVLHQYLVTDTVEAVADRQARGLAELPMIRDPEESWYVRQERDGLILGPYEREAQVWSVDGVPPEFGAELMPPDLDRVEHIIEAAMARIPALGEGGVKTVVNGPITFTPDANPLIGPAHGVENAWLLTGSSMGVMEGGGAGWFLAHWMTYGAPPMDALAVDSRRFGAWADRDYRVAKAVECFGLQFGVHYPYEERPAGRGLRLSPLHEHMRARGAVMGAAHGWERPNWFADAPGAVAVESFRRTNWFAPVARECETVASRVALADLSVFSKFEVTGPGVPGFLDTLGANRAPRAGRIGLTHVLTPAGGVASEFTVARLSGTHAYLTSAAAAEEMDDDLLRAHATGHEVEVVNRSEDLAVIGLMGPKARAVLEVLTEDSLGAWLSVQEITVAGLPVRALRVSYVGEPGWELHVARDDAVTLFDALEAAGQAHGIGYYGAYAANAMRLEKGYRGWGADLTTERTPLDSGLDYLVAAEGRDFAGREAMLARQGDSAWSMVLLEVEPGEVDPFYAHPVYCGARVVGVVTSGAYGHRTGKVLALAYLREPARDDLSLRILGQARAARVLDVAPYDPENARMRDG; from the coding sequence ATGAGCGATGTGCAGGTTCTGATCATCGGTGGTGGGGCGATGGGCACCTCGCTGCTCTATCATCTGGTCAAGGCCGGCTGGCAGGATGTTGTCCTGGTGGAGAAAAACGATCTGACTCACGGCTCCACCTGGCATGCCGCCGGCCTCTGCACGCATTTCGCCCACAATCCCACCATTCAGGAGCTGCGCGCCACGTCCGTCAGGCTCTATCGCGACATCCTGCCGGAGGAGACCGGCCAGAGCTGCGGGTTTCACCGGTCCGGGGCCATGCGGATCACGCGCAACCCCGACCGGATGGACGAGTTCGCCCATGTGGCGGGGCTGTCGGACTTCACCGGCTATCCGCTGGAGCTGCTCACGCCCGAGCGGATCGCGGAACTGCATCCGCTGGCGCGGCTGGACGGGCTCTTGGGCGGGATTTACGAGCCCGATGACGGCCATGTGGACCCGAGCCTCGCGACCAATGCCATGGCGCAGGTGGCGCAGCGCGGTGGGGGCACGGTGCGGCGTTATGAGCCGGTGCAGGCGATCCGGCGCGAAGGGGGCGCGTGGATCGTCGAGGCCTCCAAGGCCACCTACCGCGCACAGCATATCGTGAACGCAGCAGGCACCTGGGGTTTTGAGGTGGGGCAGATGATGGGGGTCAACGTGCCCTCGGTTCCGGTTCTGCATCAGTATCTGGTGACCGATACGGTGGAGGCCGTGGCCGATCGTCAAGCGCGGGGGTTAGCGGAACTGCCGATGATCCGCGACCCGGAGGAAAGCTGGTATGTGCGGCAGGAACGCGATGGGCTGATCCTCGGGCCGTATGAGCGAGAGGCGCAGGTCTGGTCGGTCGACGGGGTGCCGCCCGAGTTCGGTGCCGAGCTGATGCCGCCCGATCTGGACCGGGTGGAGCATATCATCGAGGCCGCGATGGCGCGCATCCCCGCGCTGGGCGAGGGGGGCGTGAAAACGGTGGTCAACGGCCCGATCACCTTTACCCCCGACGCCAACCCGCTGATCGGGCCTGCGCATGGGGTGGAAAATGCCTGGCTGCTGACGGGGTCCAGCATGGGCGTGATGGAAGGCGGCGGCGCGGGCTGGTTCCTGGCGCATTGGATGACCTATGGCGCGCCGCCGATGGATGCGCTGGCCGTGGACAGTCGCCGGTTTGGCGCCTGGGCGGATCGCGACTATCGCGTGGCCAAGGCGGTGGAGTGTTTCGGGCTGCAATTCGGTGTGCATTACCCCTATGAGGAGCGCCCTGCGGGGCGCGGGCTGCGCCTGTCGCCGCTGCATGAGCACATGCGCGCGCGCGGCGCGGTGATGGGGGCGGCGCATGGCTGGGAGCGGCCCAACTGGTTTGCCGACGCGCCGGGCGCCGTGGCGGTGGAAAGCTTCCGGCGCACCAACTGGTTCGCGCCCGTGGCCCGGGAATGCGAGACCGTGGCCAGCCGGGTGGCGCTGGCGGACCTGTCGGTGTTTTCCAAGTTCGAGGTGACCGGGCCAGGGGTGCCGGGGTTCCTCGACACGCTTGGGGCCAACCGCGCGCCCCGGGCCGGGCGTATCGGGCTGACCCATGTGCTCACCCCGGCGGGGGGCGTGGCGTCCGAGTTCACCGTTGCGCGGCTGAGCGGAACCCATGCCTATCTCACCTCGGCCGCCGCGGCCGAGGAGATGGATGATGACCTGCTGCGCGCCCATGCTACGGGGCACGAGGTGGAGGTGGTTAACCGCAGTGAGGACCTGGCCGTGATCGGGCTCATGGGACCGAAGGCGCGCGCGGTGCTGGAGGTGCTGACCGAGGACAGTCTCGGGGCATGGCTGAGCGTGCAGGAGATCACGGTTGCGGGTCTGCCGGTGCGCGCTCTGCGGGTGTCCTATGTGGGGGAGCCGGGCTGGGAGCTGCATGTGGCCCGCGACGATGCCGTCACACTCTTTGACGCGCTGGAGGCGGCCGGGCAGGCGCATGGGATCGGGTATTACGGGGCCTATGCGGCTAATGCGATGCGGCTGGAGAAAGGATATCGCGGCTGGGGCGCCGACCTGACCACAGAGCGCACGCCGCTGGACAGCGGTCTGGACTATCTGGTGGCCGCGGAAGGCCGCGATTTTGCCGGGCGCGAGGCGATGCTGGCGCGGCAGGGTGACAGCGCGTGGAGCATGGTGCTTTTGGAGGTTGAGCCGGGCGAGGTGGATCCGTTCTATGCGCATCCCGTCTATTGCGGTGCGCGGGTTGTGGGCGTGGTGACCTCTGGCGCCTATGGCCACCGGACCGGCAAGGTGCTGGCGCTGGCCTATCTGCGGGAACCTGCGCGAGACGATCTGAGCCTCAGGATACTGGGTCAGGCGCGCGCTGCACGGGTTCTGGATGTGGCACCGTATGATCCAGAGAATGCGCGCATGCGGGACGGGTAA
- a CDS encoding trimethylamine methyltransferase family protein encodes MTSRPRRRSKRDQAEGSGPRAPYITRRIGTLNVLSEEGLETIETNADLILSQTGMEFVDEPEVLEIFRAAPGCEVTGTRVRFAPGYCRETIRATAPGRYHQQARNPANSVQIGGDATVLCPSWGPPFVQDLDRGRRYASYEDFVTLVKLHQTIPWLHHSGGVVCEPVDLPANKRHLDMLYAHFRWSDRAVMGAFIGAERAGHAIDMARIVFGADYVAQNPVLYCVSNTNAPLVMDAHMSGALKTYARAGQPVACTPWVLTGAMSPCTVAGTLAQVLAETMAAMTLVQLINPGAPCLMGSFASTMSMQTGAPTFGTPEAGQMVLAAGQLARRLGVPLHTVGTLSASKLPDAQSQQEATWGLMMAMFAGANVINHATGWLEGGLVTGFEKTMLDADICGKLARFFDGIDLSENAQAMEAIASTGPGQHFLGSAHTQANFLTALFRPETPDNSSFEQWQEAGGLDAAARANALWKAHLERYEDPGLDPAIDEELQAYIAVRKAEVPDANYF; translated from the coding sequence ATGACATCCCGACCGCGCCGTAGATCCAAGCGCGACCAGGCCGAGGGCTCGGGCCCGCGTGCCCCCTATATCACCCGCCGGATCGGGACGCTCAACGTTCTGAGCGAGGAGGGGCTGGAGACGATCGAGACCAATGCCGACCTGATCCTGTCGCAGACCGGCATGGAGTTCGTGGACGAGCCCGAGGTGCTGGAGATTTTCCGCGCGGCCCCCGGCTGTGAGGTAACGGGGACCAGGGTGCGTTTCGCCCCCGGCTATTGCCGCGAGACGATCCGCGCCACGGCCCCCGGCCGCTATCATCAACAGGCCCGCAACCCCGCCAATAGCGTGCAGATCGGGGGCGATGCCACGGTGCTCTGCCCTTCCTGGGGGCCGCCCTTCGTGCAGGATCTCGACCGGGGGCGGCGCTATGCGAGCTATGAGGATTTCGTCACGCTGGTGAAACTGCACCAGACCATTCCCTGGCTGCATCATTCCGGCGGTGTGGTATGTGAGCCGGTGGACCTGCCCGCCAACAAGCGGCATCTCGATATGCTGTATGCCCATTTCCGATGGTCCGACCGGGCGGTGATGGGCGCCTTTATCGGGGCCGAGCGGGCCGGGCACGCGATTGATATGGCGCGGATCGTGTTCGGCGCGGATTATGTGGCGCAGAACCCGGTGCTGTATTGCGTGTCCAACACCAACGCGCCGCTGGTGATGGATGCGCATATGTCGGGCGCTCTGAAGACCTATGCCCGCGCCGGACAGCCGGTAGCCTGCACACCCTGGGTGCTGACCGGTGCGATGAGCCCCTGCACCGTGGCAGGCACGCTGGCGCAGGTGCTGGCCGAGACGATGGCCGCGATGACGCTGGTGCAGCTGATCAACCCCGGCGCGCCTTGCCTGATGGGGTCTTTTGCCTCGACGATGTCGATGCAGACCGGGGCGCCCACATTCGGCACGCCCGAGGCCGGGCAGATGGTGCTGGCGGCCGGGCAGCTGGCGCGGCGTCTGGGGGTGCCGCTGCACACGGTCGGCACACTTTCGGCCTCCAAGCTGCCCGATGCGCAAAGCCAGCAGGAGGCGACCTGGGGGCTGATGATGGCGATGTTCGCCGGGGCCAACGTGATCAACCACGCGACCGGGTGGCTGGAGGGCGGGCTGGTCACCGGGTTCGAGAAAACCATGCTGGATGCGGATATCTGTGGCAAGCTGGCGCGGTTCTTTGATGGTATCGACCTCAGCGAGAACGCGCAGGCGATGGAAGCGATTGCCAGCACCGGGCCAGGACAGCATTTCCTGGGCTCGGCCCATACGCAGGCCAATTTCCTCACCGCGCTGTTCCGGCCCGAGACGCCGGATAACAGCTCGTTCGAGCAATGGCAGGAGGCGGGCGGGCTGGATGCGGCGGCACGGGCCAATGCCCTGTGGAAGGCGCATCTGGAGCGATACGAGGATCCGGGGCTTGATCCGGCGATCGACGAGGAGCTCCAGGCCTATATCGCAGTGCGCAAAGCAGAGGTGCCGGATGCCAATTACTTCTAA